Within Chloroflexota bacterium, the genomic segment CGGCCAGCTGGCGCTCGCGCACCAGGGACCGGTACAGGCGTGAGGCGCGACCGGTGCCCAGCAGGTCGCTGACCACGTCGAAAGCCTGGTGGCCCTCCGTCCCGAAGGGCGGAATGCGGTACGCGACGTGAACCCGCGGGAGCTCGACCTGGTCGGGAACCACCTCCCGAACCTCGCCTCCCAGGCTGTCGGGAACGTCCATGATCGGCGAGGGCGGCAGGTCCGGGTTGGCCGGAATGGGCCCGAAATGGCGCCCGACGGCGGCAAGCGCCGCCTCGGGATCGAAATCCCCGGCCACGGTCAGGACCGCGTTGTTGGGGGCGTAGTAGGTCGCGAAGAACCGGCTCACGTCTTCCAGCGAGGCAGCCGACAGGTCTTCCATGGAGCCGATGGTCGAGTGGTGGTACGGATGGCCCTCCGGCCACAGCAGCGCCTGCATGCGCTCCTCGGCCGTGCCGTACGGCTGGTTGTCGACCGACGAGCGCCGCTCGTTCTTGACCACGTCGCGCTGGTTGTCGAGCTTCTCCTGGGTCATGGCCGGCAGGAGGCTGGCCATGCGATCGGATTCGAGCCACAGGGCCAGCTCCAGCTCGTGGCTGGGGAGCGTCTCGAAGTAGTTGGTCCGATCGGTCCAGGTCGAGGCATTCAGGGTGCCGCCCACCCCGTTGACCATGGCGAAATGCTCGCCCTTGGCCACGTTGGCCGAGCCCTGGAACATCATGTGCTCGAACAGGTGGGCGAAGCCTGTCCGCCCCCGCTCCTCGTGCCGGCTGCCCACGCCGTACCACAGGTTGACAGCGACGATCGGGGTGCGCCCATCCGGCGACAGAATCACGCGCAGGCCGTTGTCCAGCCGATGCCGCTGGATGGGAATGTGGGCCATGGCGCGTGCCTCGCGAGCTTGTGCGGCGACCGGAACGGGCCCGCGGAAGCAGACCGTCGCGACGCCATGGATTCGGATGGTGAGCGCCCAGGGATTCGAACCCTGAACCTAGTGATTAAGAGTCACTTGCTCTGCCGTTGAGCTAGGCGCCCCGCCGGATGATGCCCGCCCGCGGCGCGGCACGCAACTACTGGACGGGTCGCCCCGGACCGCCGCCCGGCTCGGGCGCGTCACCGTAATGC encodes:
- a CDS encoding pitrilysin family protein, with translation MAHIPIQRHRLDNGLRVILSPDGRTPIVAVNLWYGVGSRHEERGRTGFAHLFEHMMFQGSANVAKGEHFAMVNGVGGTLNASTWTDRTNYFETLPSHELELALWLESDRMASLLPAMTQEKLDNQRDVVKNERRSSVDNQPYGTAEERMQALLWPEGHPYHHSTIGSMEDLSAASLEDVSRFFATYYAPNNAVLTVAGDFDPEAALAAVGRHFGPIPANPDLPPSPIMDVPDSLGGEVREVVPDQVELPRVHVAYRIPPFGTEGHQAFDVVSDLLGTGRASRLYRSLVRERQLAADVAAFVFPWAGGSTVLAVWATARPEIEVDTLEAQLLDDVARLATDGPTDDELARVRTLHAAAAEQGLEQVGERADRLSQYACLFDRPEMVNTEIERYDAVTAGQVRQAMADRAGADNRLVLTYIPAEDAAEDAA